A window from Myxocyprinus asiaticus isolate MX2 ecotype Aquarium Trade chromosome 37, UBuf_Myxa_2, whole genome shotgun sequence encodes these proteins:
- the LOC127427967 gene encoding myogenin-like produces the protein MELFETNPYFFADQRIYESGDNFFPSRLTGGFDQAGYQDRSSMMGLCGDGRLLSAGVGLEDKPPPSSSLGLSLSPHQEQQHCPGQCLPWACKVCKRKSVTMDRRKAATLREKRRLKKVNEAFEALKRSTLMNPNQRLPKVEILRSAIQYIERLQALLSSLNQQEHEQSSLHYRAAAPQRVSSSSEQGSGSTCCSSPEWSSTSEHCAPAYSSTHEDLLNDDSSEQTNLRSLTSIVDSITGTDTTAIPYSVDICK, from the exons ATGGAGCTTTTTGAGACCAACCCATACTTCTTTGCAGACCAGCGGATTTATGAAAGCGGCGATAACTTCTTCCCCTCCAGGCTGACCGGAGGCTTTGACCAAGCAGGATATCAGGACAGAAGCTCAATGATGGGGTTGTGTGGGGATGGAAGGCTGCTGTCAGCAGGCGTGGGACTGGAGGACAAACCGCCCCCATCTTCCAGCTtgggtctgtccctgtctcctcaccaGGAGCAGCAGCACTGTCCGGGACAGTGCCTTCCCTGGGCCTGCAAGGTGTGTAAGCGCAAATCGGTGACCATGGATCGTCGGAAAGCCGCCACTTTGAGGGAGAAGCGGAGGCTGAAAAAGGTGAACGAGGCCTTTGAGGCTCTCAAGAGAAGCACACTGATGAATCCCAACCAGAGGCTGCCTAAAGTGGAAATCCTGCGCAGTGCCATCCAGTACATTGAGAGACTGCAGGCTCTATTGAGCTCTCTAAACCAGCAGGAACATGAGCAGAGCAGCCTGCATTACAGAGCTGCAGCTCCACAGAGG GTGTCGTCCTCCAGCGAGCAGGGCTCTGGCAGCACCTGCTGTAGTAGTCCAGAGTGGAGCAGCACGTCGGAGCACTGCGCCCCAGCCTACAGCTCCACCCACGAGG ATCTCCTGAACGACGACTCCTCGGAGCAGACCAACCTGAGGTCTCTGACGTCTATTGTGGACAGCATTACAGGAACAGACACCACAGCAATCCCTTATTCAGTGGACATTTGCAAATAA